The following are encoded together in the Humulus lupulus chromosome 5, drHumLupu1.1, whole genome shotgun sequence genome:
- the LOC133834060 gene encoding transcription factor bHLH162-like, with protein sequence MDLNPISSRTTTDMKTIERNRRNQMKVLYSKLNSLVPQQTTRKVTSLPDQLDEAATYIKKLQISIERMKEKRNRLMGYNNNNNNLNGGGGSNIMSINSSNSLIGEPINGDMSSKSPHIEVHEMGLAVEIVLISGLDFQFMFNETIRILYEEGVDILNASFFVSEDTVFHTIHSQKGEFDSGVGASRISERLKKLIDEASNES encoded by the exons ATGGATCTGAACCCTATTTCATCCAGAACTACCACTGACATGAAAACCATAGAGAGAAACAGAAGAAATCAAATGAAGGTTCTCTACTCGAAGCTCAACTCTCTTGTACCCCAGCAAACCACAAGG AAAGTGACATCGTTGCCGGATCAGCTAGATGAAGCTGCAACATACATAAAGAAGTTGCAGATAAGCATAGAGAGAATGAAGGAGAAGAGGAATAGGTTGATgggttataataataataataataatttgaatgGAGGAGGAGGCAGTAATATTATGAGCATTAACAGTAGTAACAGCCTAATTGGAGAACCCATTAATGGTGATATGAGCTCGAAATCGCCTCACATTGAGGTTCATGAGATGGGTTTGGCTGTTGAGATTGTTCTGATAAGTGGCTTGGATTTCCAGTTCATGTTCAACGAAACAATTCGCATTCTTTATGAAGAAGGAGTTGACATTCTTAATGCCAGTTTCTTTGTTTCTGAAGATACTGTTTTTCACACCATACATTCTcag AAGGGAGAATTTGATTCTGGTGTTGGTGCTTCAAGGATATCTGAGAGGCTAAAGAAGTTAATTGACGAAGCCAGTAATGAATCTTGa